One Littorina saxatilis isolate snail1 linkage group LG1, US_GU_Lsax_2.0, whole genome shotgun sequence genomic window carries:
- the LOC138966258 gene encoding PRELI domain containing protein 3B-like, whose protein sequence is MKIWTSEHVFDHPWETVVKAAWRKYPNPHNTAVVGMDVVDRKVDDKGVLHSHRLLSTAWGMPGWCTRLIGMDRVCYASEHSEVDARNKQFVLKTRNLTFCNVATVDEVLSYSPHPEDSSKTVLRQEAVVTVQGLPLCNKMESLMTDKISKNAGKGRDAMEWVIDKIKTEAQDLSAELSLEAKKLSTEAKKHFDSVMPHVQHSTSTSNSTL, encoded by the exons atgaagaTCTGGACATCAGAACACGTTTTTGA CCATCCCTGGGAGACAGTGGTGAAAGCAGCATGGAGAAAGTACCCCAACCCTCACAACACTGCGGTGGTCGGGATGGATGTTGTGGACCGGAAGGTGGATGACAAGGGTGTTCTGCACAGTCACCGCCTACTGAGCACTGCATGGGGGATGCCTGGATGGTGCACAAGG TTGATCGGAATGGACAGAGTGTGTTATGCCAGTGAGCACTCAGAGGTTGATgcaagaaacaaacagtttgTCCTGAAAACAAGAAAT TTAACATTCTGCAATGTGGCCACGGTGGATGAAGTGTTGAGCTACAGTCCTCACCCTGAAGATAGCAGCAA AACTGTGTTACGTCAAGAGGCAGTTGTCACTGTTCAGGGCCTTCCATTGTGCAACAAAATGGAGTCCTTGATGACCGACAAAATCTCCAAGAACGCCGGAAAG gGTCGCGATGCAATGGAATGGGTGATAGACAAAATCAAAACAGAAGCTCAGGATCTGTCTGCAGAGCTGTCGCTTGAAGCAAAGAAGTTGTCCACGGAAGCCAAGAAGCACTTTGACAGCGTAATGCCACACGTACAACACTCTACCTCCACCTCCAACTCTACTTTATGA